A genomic segment from Antedon mediterranea chromosome 6, ecAntMedi1.1, whole genome shotgun sequence encodes:
- the LOC140051443 gene encoding uncharacterized protein isoform X2 translates to MGVFNHSWLEICHMWLLMVLVYDSMNMKGGTFCQALDEDDDDDKSRCKKYVIYTQNAGEWKHNNNLPCLIKASGSSETSSIQKNLPIHQCHRFESLCTNFTLFLPKFADDSDHAFMETVLKESGFESYQFYFFEEESCSNSVYRSGNQHLLICENKTQDIRHDPSLDSQTDPPNRRVTPIYKARNNGFASDNTTHEIDQFAKSSMLLHVAYALTGVAIFSAFLTLSVCCVSHHKRRKHTLDNGNYDAEFNLTVEEDTPLPPQTEANHARPEPQPVSSKVKFEFNNAIYNTSGLITTVIIQPDENQGGGDSNIPLDHQQNGHCHQNEQVQKVLSKSNKDIDKIGSSTFPSGEYQEFAVELKSKVKRVLSNPTYIDGVIRSPIQARQVPNKSLSSGNLKSLNAITQAAEAPLPKKEMAIKLPKKERTGNYQVDTEQAGKKEEIRIHKSPDGKRVDSPRIEEKYPAIQPRDMSYMYVQLPKEWSQNVPIEEPTVPYASTDVTKTVFNHVSVPKHRTNGQRRIDDDGVYETYDRSNRKINKAV, encoded by the exons ATGGGG GTTTTTAACCATTCATGGCTGGAGATATGTCATATGTGGCTGTTAATGGTTTTAGTCTATGACAGTATGAATATGAAAGGAGGAACGTTTTGTCAAGCTCTCGATgaagatgatgacgatgataaatcaag GTGTAAGAAGTACGTTATATACACACAGAATGCAGGCGAAtggaaacataataataatttaccttgCCTCATTAAAG CCTCGGGATCAAGTGAGACGTCGTCAATACAGAAGAACTTGCCAATCCATCAGTGTCATAGGTTCGAATCTCTTTGCACAAACTTTACACTTTTCTTGCCAAAATTTGCTGATGATAGTGATCATGCGTTTATGGAAACTGTGTTAAAGGAAAGTGGCTTCGAATCATATCAATTCTATTTCTTTGAAGAAGAAAGTTGTTCAAACTCCGTTTACAGATCTGGAAATCAACATCTGTTGatatgtgaaaacaaaacacaag ATATCCGGCATGATCCAAGCTTAGACTCGCAGACAGATCCTCCGAATCGACGGGTAACTCCAATTTACAAAGCTCGGAATAATGGATTTGCTTCTGACAATACAACACACGAAATAGACCAGTTTGCTAAAAGTTCAATGTTATTGCATGTGGCGTACGCCCTCACTGGGGTAGCAATCTTCTCGGCTTTTCTTACGTTGAGTGTGTGTTGCGTTAGTCATCATAAACGACGTAAACACACGCTGGATAATGGCAATTACGA CGCCGAATTTAACTTAACTGTGGAAGAGGATACACCACTCCCACCACAAACAGAAG CTAATCATGCACGACCGGAACCACAACCTGTTTCAAGTAAAG tgAAATTTGAATTCAACAACGCTATCTACAATACATCAGGACTGATCACTACTGTAATTATTCAACCAGATGAAAATCAAGGTGGTGGAG ATTCAAATATTCCTTTGGATCACCAACAAAATGGCCACTGCCATCAAAATGAGCAAGTTCAAAAAGTTCTATCAAAGTCCAACAAAG ATATTGATAAGATAGGCAGTTCTACATTCCCATCTGGTGAATATCAAGAGTTTGCAGTTGAATTGAAATCAAAAG TTAAACGAGTTTTGAGTAACCCGACTTATATAGATGGTGTCATAAGAAGTCCAATTCAAGCAAGACAAG TTCCAAATAAATCTCTTTCAAGTGGAAACTTAAAATCGTTAAATGCAATTACACAAGCAGCAGAAGCACCGTTACCAAAAAaagaaatggcaataaaattacCAAAGAAAGAACGGACAG GAAATTATCAGGTAGATACAGAACAGGCAggtaaaaaagaagaaatacgAATACACAAATCACCAG ATGGTAAAAGAGTTGATTCCCCACGAATTGAAGAAAAATATCCTGCTATTCAACCGCGGGATATGAGCTATATGTACGTACAATTACCTAAAGAGTGGTCTCAAAACGTTCCGATAGAAGAACCAACAGTTCCTTACGCATCCACCGATGTTACAAAAACCGTTTTTAATCACGTATCCGTACCAAAACATAGGACTAACGGTCAACGACGTATTGATGACGATGGTGTTTATGAAACATATGACAGATCTAACAGAAAGATCAACAAAGCAGTTTGA
- the LOC140051443 gene encoding uncharacterized protein isoform X1 — MGVFNHSWLEICHMWLLMVLVYDSMNMKGGTFCQALDEDDDDDKSRCKKYVIYTQNAGEWKHNNNLPCLIKASGSSETSSIQKNLPIHQCHRFESLCTNFTLFLPKFADDSDHAFMETVLKESGFESYQFYFFEEESCSNSVYRSGNQHLLICENKTQDIRHDPSLDSQTDPPNRRVTPIYKARNNGFASDNTTHEIDQFAKSSMLLHVAYALTGVAIFSAFLTLSVCCVSHHKRRKHTLDNGNYDAEFNLTVEEDTPLPPQTEVANHARPEPQPVSSKVKFEFNNAIYNTSGLITTVIIQPDENQGGGDSNIPLDHQQNGHCHQNEQVQKVLSKSNKDIDKIGSSTFPSGEYQEFAVELKSKVKRVLSNPTYIDGVIRSPIQARQVPNKSLSSGNLKSLNAITQAAEAPLPKKEMAIKLPKKERTGNYQVDTEQAGKKEEIRIHKSPDGKRVDSPRIEEKYPAIQPRDMSYMYVQLPKEWSQNVPIEEPTVPYASTDVTKTVFNHVSVPKHRTNGQRRIDDDGVYETYDRSNRKINKAV; from the exons ATGGGG GTTTTTAACCATTCATGGCTGGAGATATGTCATATGTGGCTGTTAATGGTTTTAGTCTATGACAGTATGAATATGAAAGGAGGAACGTTTTGTCAAGCTCTCGATgaagatgatgacgatgataaatcaag GTGTAAGAAGTACGTTATATACACACAGAATGCAGGCGAAtggaaacataataataatttaccttgCCTCATTAAAG CCTCGGGATCAAGTGAGACGTCGTCAATACAGAAGAACTTGCCAATCCATCAGTGTCATAGGTTCGAATCTCTTTGCACAAACTTTACACTTTTCTTGCCAAAATTTGCTGATGATAGTGATCATGCGTTTATGGAAACTGTGTTAAAGGAAAGTGGCTTCGAATCATATCAATTCTATTTCTTTGAAGAAGAAAGTTGTTCAAACTCCGTTTACAGATCTGGAAATCAACATCTGTTGatatgtgaaaacaaaacacaag ATATCCGGCATGATCCAAGCTTAGACTCGCAGACAGATCCTCCGAATCGACGGGTAACTCCAATTTACAAAGCTCGGAATAATGGATTTGCTTCTGACAATACAACACACGAAATAGACCAGTTTGCTAAAAGTTCAATGTTATTGCATGTGGCGTACGCCCTCACTGGGGTAGCAATCTTCTCGGCTTTTCTTACGTTGAGTGTGTGTTGCGTTAGTCATCATAAACGACGTAAACACACGCTGGATAATGGCAATTACGA CGCCGAATTTAACTTAACTGTGGAAGAGGATACACCACTCCCACCACAAACAGAAG TAGCTAATCATGCACGACCGGAACCACAACCTGTTTCAAGTAAAG tgAAATTTGAATTCAACAACGCTATCTACAATACATCAGGACTGATCACTACTGTAATTATTCAACCAGATGAAAATCAAGGTGGTGGAG ATTCAAATATTCCTTTGGATCACCAACAAAATGGCCACTGCCATCAAAATGAGCAAGTTCAAAAAGTTCTATCAAAGTCCAACAAAG ATATTGATAAGATAGGCAGTTCTACATTCCCATCTGGTGAATATCAAGAGTTTGCAGTTGAATTGAAATCAAAAG TTAAACGAGTTTTGAGTAACCCGACTTATATAGATGGTGTCATAAGAAGTCCAATTCAAGCAAGACAAG TTCCAAATAAATCTCTTTCAAGTGGAAACTTAAAATCGTTAAATGCAATTACACAAGCAGCAGAAGCACCGTTACCAAAAAaagaaatggcaataaaattacCAAAGAAAGAACGGACAG GAAATTATCAGGTAGATACAGAACAGGCAggtaaaaaagaagaaatacgAATACACAAATCACCAG ATGGTAAAAGAGTTGATTCCCCACGAATTGAAGAAAAATATCCTGCTATTCAACCGCGGGATATGAGCTATATGTACGTACAATTACCTAAAGAGTGGTCTCAAAACGTTCCGATAGAAGAACCAACAGTTCCTTACGCATCCACCGATGTTACAAAAACCGTTTTTAATCACGTATCCGTACCAAAACATAGGACTAACGGTCAACGACGTATTGATGACGATGGTGTTTATGAAACATATGACAGATCTAACAGAAAGATCAACAAAGCAGTTTGA